A window from Mycobacterium saskatchewanense encodes these proteins:
- a CDS encoding Rv2175c family DNA-binding protein: MGSIPAGDDVLDPDEPTYDLTRVAELLGVPISKVHQRLREGHLVAVRRDGGVAVPQVFFTHSGEVVKSLPGLLTILRDGGYHETEILRWLFTPDPSLTVTRDGARESLSNARPVDALHAHQAREVLRRAQAMAY; encoded by the coding sequence GTGGGCAGCATTCCGGCCGGCGACGACGTTCTGGATCCCGACGAACCGACCTACGACCTGACCCGGGTCGCCGAACTGCTCGGCGTGCCGATCAGCAAGGTCCATCAGCGGTTGCGGGAAGGGCACCTGGTCGCGGTGCGCCGCGACGGCGGCGTGGCGGTACCCCAGGTCTTCTTCACCCATTCCGGTGAGGTCGTCAAGAGCCTCCCGGGGTTGCTGACGATCCTGCGCGACGGCGGCTACCACGAAACCGAGATCTTGCGGTGGCTGTTCACGCCGGATCCGTCGCTGACCGTCACCCGCGACGGCGCCCGCGAATCGCTGAGCAATGCGCGTCCCGTCGACGCCCTGCACGCCCACCAGGCCCGGGAGGTCCTGCGCCGCGCGCAGGCGATGGCCTACTGA